One Misgurnus anguillicaudatus chromosome 19, ASM2758022v2, whole genome shotgun sequence genomic region harbors:
- the rundc3aa gene encoding RUN domain-containing protein 3A codes for MKSGCLETAMAMGLTSKKSSSRNIAVERKNLITVCRFSVKTLLEKYTAEPIDDSSEEFINFAAILEHILSHRFKGPGGWFSSDGQRSFWDYIRLACIKVHNNCISSIENIENISTSRAKGRAWIRVALMEKRLSEYVATALRDTRTTRRFYDDGAVMLREEATVLTGMLIGLSAIDFSFCLKGEVLDGKTPAVIDYTPYLKFTQNYDYMSDEEDRRSVDSSASDESVAEHPYIPLVTDEETWSNKCKKMEQRFKIVYAQKGYLEELVRLRESQLKNVETENKRLDAKLEELQNQSQQEKKELEDIILELQAQLTGIIPCESSHLVKGLSIPLINQCRTSQAPNNRGNVKLFRRRSFHSLDFSADVSLNSDSQKEDGNQNGDTAWSAAKDNTPSMLGLCGSLASLPSCKSLASLKSNEYLVNISTEPSPALSPS; via the exons GTTTTCAGTGAAAACTTTGTTGGAGAAGTACACTGCCGAGCCCATTGATGACTCCTCGGAGGAGTTTATTAACTTTGCTGCAATTTTGGAGCACATCCTCAGCCACCGTTTCAAAG GTCCAGGTGGTTGGTTCAGTTCAGATGGCCAGAGGAGCTTTTGGGACTATATTCGTCTGGCCTGCATTAAAGTTCACAACAACTGCATCAGTAGCATTGAGAACATAGAGAACATTAGCACATCACGAGCGAAG GGACGAGCCTGGATTCGTGTGGCTTTGATGGAAAAGCGTTTGTCTGAATATGTCGCCACAGCATTAAGAGACACTCGAACTACTAG GAGATTTTATGATGATGGTGCTGTAATGCTAAGAGAGGAGGCGACTGTTCTGACTGGGATGCTGATTGGTCTCAGTGCTATTGACTTCAG TTTTTGTCTAAAAGGAGAGGTTTTAGATGGAAAAACACCTGCAGTGATCGACTACACACCTTACCTAAAGTTCACCCAGAA TTATGACTACATGAGCGATGAAGAGGACCGCCGCAGTGTGGACAGCAGTGCCAGTGATGAGAGCGTAGCCGAGCATCCTTACATTCCCCTGGTAACAGATGAAGAGACCTGGAGCAACAAATGCAAAAAGATGGAGCAGAGATTCAAGATCGTCTATGCCCAAAAG GGTTATTTAGAGGAATTGGTGCGCTTGAGGGAGTCCCAGCTGAAAAATGTTGAAACTGAGAACAAGAGGCTTGATGCTAAACTAGAGGAACTGCAAAACCAGAGCCAACAAGAGAAGAAGGAACTCGAGGACATCATACTGGAGCTGCAAGCACAACT CACTGGCATCATTCCCTGTGAATCGTCTCATTTGGTTAAAGGCCTTTCTATTCCACTCATCAACCAATGTAGAACTTCACAAGCTCCCAACAACAGAGGAAACGTAAAGCTGTTTCGCCG GAGAAGCTTTCACAGTTTGGACTTCTCGGCTGATGTAAGTTTGAACTCTGATTCTCAAAAGGAAGATGGCAATCAGAATGGAGACACAGCCTGGTCAGCAGCTAAAGACA ACACACCCTCTATGTTGGGACTGTGTGGTTCTTTGGCCTCTCTGCCCAGCTGTAAGTCTCTGGCAAGTCTCAAGTCCAATGAGTATTTGGTCAACATCAGCACAGAGCCAAGTCCTGCCCTCTCCCCCAGCTAG